The Fusarium falciforme chromosome 7, complete sequence genome window below encodes:
- a CDS encoding Kp4 domain-containing protein, which yields MRFESILLPLATAAVGVDALGINCRGSANCMLYGANVSKDMVNLLNGVDPNHWYNNGQQIACNTGGWQGQKAKELAYYITEHGCLACGSVPTGFPGSNDVAQGELTFNYVSNPCTGFTEGSRRF from the exons ATGCGTTTCGAATCCATCCTTCTTCCCCTCGCCACTGCCGCCGTCGGCGTGGACGCACTCGGAATCAATTGCCGTGGCTCCGCCAACTGTATGCTGTACGGTGCCAACGTGTCCAAGGACATGGTCAA CCTCCTCAATGGTGTTGACCCAAACCACTGGTACAACAATGGGCAGCAGATCGCTTGT AACACGGGTGGCTGGCAGGGacagaaggccaaggagctcgcTTACTACATTACCGAACATGGATGCCTTGCCTGCGGTAGTGTTCCCACTGGCTTTCCTGGTAGCAACGACGTCGCCCAGGGCGAGTTGACCTTCAACTACGTCTCCAACCCATGCACTGGATTCACTGAGGGTTCCAGACGATTCTGA